The Candidatus Mycolicibacterium alkanivorans genome contains a region encoding:
- a CDS encoding NAD(P)H-dependent amine dehydrogenase family protein has product MAIRVAQIGTGNVGIHALTALINNPDFELTGVWVSSDSKAGKDAAELAGLSGSTGVKATTDLDEVLATEPQCVVYNAMADNRLVEALDDYRRILAAGVNIVGSGPVFLQWPWEVIPEETIKLLEDAAREGNSSLFVNGIDPGFANDLLPLALAGTCQSIEQVRCMQIVNYATNHNATVMFDVMGFGKPMDEIPMLLQPGVLSIGWGSVVRQLAAGLGLELDGLEELYVREPAPEDFDIASGHIAKGTAAALRFEVIGLVGGAPVVVLEHVTRLRDDLCPQWPQPAQAGGNYRIEITGEPSYALDLCLSSPNGDHNHAGLVATAMRIVNAIPAVVAAAPGICTTIDLPLVTGKGLYAAG; this is encoded by the coding sequence ATGGCCATCCGCGTCGCACAGATCGGCACCGGCAACGTCGGCATCCACGCGTTGACCGCGCTGATCAACAATCCCGACTTCGAGCTCACCGGTGTCTGGGTATCGTCGGATTCGAAGGCTGGCAAAGACGCTGCCGAACTCGCCGGCCTCAGCGGGTCGACGGGGGTCAAGGCCACCACCGACCTGGACGAGGTGCTGGCCACCGAGCCGCAGTGCGTGGTCTACAACGCCATGGCCGACAACCGGCTCGTCGAGGCGCTCGACGACTACCGCCGCATCCTCGCCGCCGGGGTCAACATCGTCGGCAGCGGGCCGGTGTTCCTGCAGTGGCCGTGGGAGGTGATTCCCGAGGAGACGATCAAGCTGCTGGAAGATGCTGCCCGAGAAGGCAATTCGAGCCTCTTCGTCAACGGCATCGATCCCGGTTTCGCCAACGATCTGCTGCCCCTGGCGCTGGCAGGCACGTGTCAGAGCATCGAGCAGGTGCGCTGCATGCAGATCGTGAACTACGCGACCAACCACAACGCAACGGTGATGTTCGACGTGATGGGCTTCGGCAAGCCCATGGACGAGATCCCGATGCTGCTACAGCCCGGTGTGCTGAGCATCGGATGGGGTTCGGTGGTGCGCCAACTCGCCGCCGGCCTCGGCCTGGAACTCGACGGACTCGAGGAGCTGTACGTCCGCGAGCCCGCGCCGGAGGACTTCGACATCGCGAGCGGACACATCGCCAAGGGCACCGCTGCCGCCCTGCGATTCGAGGTGATCGGGCTCGTCGGCGGCGCACCGGTCGTGGTGCTCGAGCACGTGACCCGGTTGCGCGACGACCTGTGCCCCCAGTGGCCGCAGCCCGCGCAGGCGGGCGGCAACTACCGCATCGAGATCACCGGCGAACCGTCATACGCCCTGGATCTCTGCCTGTCCAGCCCCAACGGCGATCACAACCACGCCGGTCTGGTGGCGACGGCCATGCGCATCGTCAACGCCATCCCGGCGGTCGTCGCCGCCGCACCGGGCATCTGCACGACGATCGACCTGCCTCTGGTCACCGGCAAAGGGTTGTACGCTGCTGGATAG
- a CDS encoding SDR family oxidoreductase, translated as MILDEFRLDGQVAVVTGAGRGLGAVTAVAFAEVGADVVIGSRTHSELESVAEKIEAVGRRLGDPLDIAAAAVHLASPAASFLTGKMLEVDGGLIVPNLDLPIPDL; from the coding sequence GTGATCCTCGACGAGTTCCGCCTTGACGGTCAAGTTGCAGTAGTCACCGGCGCCGGGCGCGGGCTGGGCGCCGTGACCGCGGTGGCCTTCGCCGAAGTCGGAGCCGACGTGGTCATCGGCTCGCGCACCCACTCCGAACTGGAGTCGGTCGCCGAGAAGATCGAAGCCGTCGGCCGGCGGCTGGGCGATCCGCTCGACATCGCCGCCGCTGCGGTCCATCTGGCCTCGCCCGCCGCGAGCTTCCTCACCGGCAAGATGCTCGAGGTCGACGGCGGTCTCATCGTTCCCAATCTCGACCTCCCGATCCCCGACCTGTAA
- the ku gene encoding non-homologous end joining protein Ku, giving the protein MRSIWKGSIAFGLVNVPVKVYSATEDHDLKFHQVHAKDNGRIRYKRVCEVCGEVVEYRDIAKAYESDNGQTVIITDEDIATLPEERSHEIEVVEFVPASEIDPLMYDRCYFLEPDGKSSKSYVLLAKTLADTERVAIVHFALRNKTRLAALRVKDFSKRGVMVVHTLLWPDEIRDPDFPVLDQEVEIKPAELKMAGQVVDSMADDFHPERYHDTYQEQLKDLVEAKLDGGEAFTTEEQSAQLDETDDVSDLLAKLEASVRRRREQSGGTDGQEPAMEAPAKKAPAKKAAAKKAPAKKAAANK; this is encoded by the coding sequence ATGCGTTCCATCTGGAAAGGCTCGATCGCCTTCGGGTTGGTGAACGTCCCGGTCAAGGTGTACAGCGCCACTGAGGACCACGACCTGAAGTTCCACCAGGTGCACGCCAAGGACAACGGGCGGATTCGGTACAAGCGGGTCTGCGAGGTGTGCGGCGAGGTGGTCGAGTACCGCGACATCGCCAAGGCCTACGAATCCGACAACGGCCAGACGGTGATCATCACCGACGAGGACATCGCCACTCTCCCAGAAGAACGTAGCCACGAGATCGAGGTCGTCGAGTTCGTGCCGGCCAGCGAGATCGACCCGCTGATGTACGACCGCTGCTACTTCCTGGAGCCCGACGGTAAATCGTCGAAATCCTATGTGTTGTTGGCCAAGACGCTCGCCGACACCGAGCGGGTGGCCATCGTGCACTTCGCCCTGCGCAACAAGACGCGGCTGGCCGCCCTGCGCGTTAAGGACTTCTCCAAGCGCGGCGTGATGGTGGTCCACACGCTGCTGTGGCCCGACGAGATTCGCGACCCCGACTTCCCCGTCCTCGACCAGGAGGTGGAGATCAAGCCGGCCGAGCTGAAGATGGCCGGGCAGGTCGTGGATTCGATGGCCGACGACTTCCACCCCGAGCGCTACCACGACACCTACCAGGAGCAGCTCAAGGACCTCGTCGAGGCCAAACTCGATGGTGGCGAAGCGTTCACCACCGAGGAGCAGTCGGCTCAACTCGACGAGACCGACGACGTCTCCGACCTGCTGGCCAAGCTCGAGGCCAGCGTGCGCCGCCGCCGCGAACAGTCCGGCGGCACCGACGGTCAGGAGCCGGCGATGGAGGCACCGGCCAAGAAAGCTCCGGCGAAAAAGGCCGCCGCGAAGAAGGCGCCTGCCAAGAAGGCCGCGGCCAACAAGTAG